A window of Bos taurus isolate L1 Dominette 01449 registration number 42190680 breed Hereford chromosome 8, ARS-UCD2.0, whole genome shotgun sequence contains these coding sequences:
- the LOC112447816 gene encoding spermatogenesis-associated protein 31E1-like has product MEYLLFSPKSTFDTWLNSSYTAWTIEIILAVLCGLGLFFLFLPCHQNNPSFPRPRKRGTSRKHRMDLRGRSRSRKRSGALKVCRDCLEELEGIRNLVLLLQSHVGSLLDKKSFHQLSWQDPPGVGQEAAPAGAHQPSMELLEEAVSTISPAPLTQDPVPLASTLSAEPQDRSNLEKIPFDTVAKSSPPGNSFSASTISAMANLGLFTSYPISFLSCWWDTTKALFFPTSSQSKSWKEDLSPHPTKAPSWGRNIDKHVEIGSPSFINPDVQKLLEILITKRAELRICKEGKKDWSFSEQMSPDYHLNTSGNMWKSLGTEQDITTPQSFWNVKDKPEQLPEPQELLYPESLRDHIEQKYSQLFWGLPSLHSESLVAAALVPGSSSQSQAPFVLFNGISTVFPVSIQPEIPLSLSQDPLLPCAGTQPQPFTQNLTVYQPLPMVQIQGQSYLPSPLLFRPTYSSPQMSTCGLYYLPFQNNPLYFIPTETQSLEYPLLQKQLKTEMLLPSVNKRSQEVFSQLIPNCPQDTGEPQAQRLVPGPHGDLIKSDLQKQHLQKKPIEDQLKGSRLRSIHLSLQLSSSQCQFLVTYQAQGKQGSWQLSAFRGKRSQNAQKTRSRCPRRSHRRSQMKFQLETDFSEGLRPCLKGISKDPSRSSFPKKFLQTNSEKESERYLLRPSKSDLLRPSKSDSRDYLLSGPDKKHLEKVLKAHLDKKLRQIDQGLFPVTVRRSWLAATHASKTHLHKETRTLASLKHWKPRINISHELSFLNPSIQQMLEAHIIRFRVRHRWDTSKQGSEPVNLKPSEAQPSSLPTSTFSLSAIWQPGPQSKTNVSKFLGKPQPRQGKQMITKASVPSLGSLLPAPIPVRWDIQRALGKISPGDSCGPSEAPLTGQKGRPPCQMPAPNLKGRTRQSGTVLRARKSSLNPSLKMEESWGWLSKYPCHNALILDMGLKSQSSRAKQKANEDPAWEVFLGPTVPVNSQTSNMNLRRSDEPVTKKTLPPPTNSVGQYSVEPHFKTQVASKFELGSKLESENQLQGRATGDLLQQSHTDVLLQDYTTGMLLQDFATNLLLQDPHTDVLLAADILASHRSSSQMEYASGDTPASQVPYDLKVSAQSTQEQQKFQKPKLKDPFKSQREMLAPNEEWRDFQSFQPGEHEEMSIQRQQKHRKPKVRDPCKGQFASADEGEICEKLEPEEDREIISQGKMFAPTEERRDCKRLQQEEDEDMKSKREMLAIVDEWRKARRLQSRRQQKPNVRDPCKGPFPSIQEEGICENLKSEEDEEINSQIEMCPPAGEWWGFNKPLPRRLQKTESQSKILTSTEACRAFKRFQPGEPEEMKSQKERLTPTEEWKSIRRLQPGEHEKAESSQRQQKPRKPEVRGSCKGTFSSLDEGEICEYLEPEESEEMNSQTEVCPPAGEWRGFKKPPPKGHEETKSRSKMLTSPEDGRAFKRPLPRESEETNSQNKMLIPADEWKAFKRPPREDHEKTKSQSKMLTSTEELRSIGKLQAGEQEMGSSQRQQKEQKPRKPKVRDPCKGPFASLDEGEICENLEPEKDEEMNSQTEVCPPAEEWRGFKKPPPKGHEETKSRSEMLTSPEDSRAFKRPLPRESEEVKGQREVITPAAEWKSVRRLQPGEHEKTCSQRQQKPRKTKARDPCKGPFASVDEGEICERPKPEDDEEMHSQSRMLAPTDERKGNWRPKLGKYEERNSGRRASHTRVMSQSPQARETESLGVKYLQFSPEKEQLLPESYLKKRMRHFLQCLGANKKDKQIEETFQKGRPASAAAQCQEQIKDKFIVDGRIIDPEMIGTVVGQVLAEKLGFQQGTHASEVNHHREQLQALVGGHSHHHRTLCSSEQIKMLKTSAHSHQANPKDRSHLSKSRHTRDRGDRRTFSPREPESTVRPCQHGPGDLHHCSICWLQKCVSSGQQECAPHASPGRKMFVQEKIQYLQRKPVFSHVNTSSMC; this is encoded by the exons ATGGAgtatcttctcttttctccaaaaAGCACTTTTGACACTTGGTTGAACTCCAGTTACACTGCCTGGACAATTGAAATCATCCTTGCCGTTCTGTGTGGACTGGGTCTCTTTTTCCTGTTCCTTCCCTGCCACCAGAATAATCCATCTTTTCCTCGTCCTAGGAAACGTGGAACTAGCAGGAAG caTCGAATGGATCTGAGAGGGAGAAGCAGGAGTAGGAAGAGAAGCGGAGCTTTGAAAG TTTGCAGAGATTGCCTGGAAGAGCTGGAAGGGATCCGCAACCTGGTTTTACTtcttcagag CCATGTGGGAAGTCTCCTTGATAAAAAGAGTTTTCATCAGCTCTCCTGGCAAGATCCTCCTGGCGTGGGACAGGAAGCAGCTCCTGCTGGAGCCCACCAGCCTAGCATGGAGCTTTTGGAGGAGGCTGTTTCCACCATATCCCCAGCTCCTCTGACCCAGGACCCTGTGCCTTTGGCCTCCACCTTATCAGCAGAACCTCAAGACAGATCCAACTTGGAGAAAATCCCATTTGATACTGTTGCAAAAAGCTCCCCTCCAGGTAACTCTTTTTCGGCATCTACCATCTCGGCCATGGCAAACCTTGGCCTCTTCACAAGCTACCCCATTTCTTTCCTGTCCTGCTGGTGGGACACTACCAAGGCCTTGTTCTTTCCCACCTCGTCACAGAGCAAGTCCTGGAAAGAAGACCTGTCCCCCCACCCAACAAAGGCCCCATCCTGGGGGCGCAATATAGACAAGCATGTAGAGATTGGTAGCCCCTCATTTATCAACCCTGATGTCCAAAAGCTGCTGGAGATCCTAATCACCAAGAGAGCAGAGCTGAGGATTTGTAAGGAGGGAAAAAAGGACTGGTCATTCTCAGAGCAAATGAGCCCAGACTACCATCTGAACACTTCAGGGAATATGTGGAAATCACTGGGTACTGAGCAGGACATCACAACCCCTCAATCTTTCTGGAATGTGAAAGACAAACCAGAGCAGCTACCTGAGCCACAGGAGCTTTTATATCCTGAGAGTCTGAGGGATCACATAGAGCAGAAATACAGCCAGCTCTTTTGGGGTCTCCCCTCTCTGCACAGTGAGTCCCTGGTGGCAGCTGCCCTTGTCCCTGGGAGCTCCTCTCAATCACAGGCACCCTTTGTTTTATTCAATGGAATCTCTACTGTCTTTCCAGTCTCAATTCAACCTGAAATACCTTTAAGTCTTTCCCAGGACCCACTCTTGCCCTGTGCTGGGACCCAACCCCAGCCTTTCACTCAAAACTTGACTGTGTACCAGCCCCTACCTATGGTTCAGATCCAAGGCCAGTCCTATCTCCCATCGCCTCTCCTCTTCAGACCAACTTATTCTTCACCCCAGATGAGTACCTGTGGGCTCTACTATCTTCCATTTCAGAACAACCCACTATATTTTATCCCAACTGAAACTCAAAGTCTGGAGTACCCCTTGTTGCAGAAGCAACTGAAAACTGAGATGCTTTTACCCTCTGTGAACAAGAGATCACAGGAAGTCTTTAGCCAACTCATTCCCAACTGTCCCCAGGACACTGGGGAGCCCCAGGCCCAAAGGTTAGTCCCTGGTCCTCATGGAGACTTAATCAAATCTGATCTCCAGAAGCAACATCTTCAAAAGAAGCCCATAGAAGATCAACTCAAGGGGAGCCGGCTCCGCAGCATCCACCTGTCTCTACAACTGAGTTCATCTCAGTGCCAATTCCTAGTGACTTATCAGGCCCAGGGCAAGCAAGGATCCTGGCAGCTGTCTGCTTTTAGAGGCAAAAGGAGCCAGAACGCCCAGAAGACAAGGTCCAGGTGCCCTAGGAGATCCCATCGAAGGAGTCAGATGAAGTTCCAGCTAGAAACAGATTTTAGCGAGGGTCTAAGGCCGTGTCTGAAGGGTATCTCGAAAGATCCCTCCAGGTCCAGCTTCCCCAAGAAGTTTCTGCAAACGAACTCTGAGAAGGAGTCAGAAAGATACTTGCTGAGGCCCTCAAAGAGTGATTTGCTGAGGCCATCGAAGAGTGACTCCAGAGATTACTTACTCAGTGGCCCAGATAAGAAACATCTAGAAAAAGTCTTAAAAGCCCATTTAGACAAAAAGTTGAGGCAGATTGATCAGGGTTTGTTCCCTGTGACAGTGCGTCGATCCTGGCTTGCTGCCACCCATGCTTCTAAGACCCACCTTCACAAGGAAACCAGAACTCTAGCATCACTGAAGCATTGGAAACCCCGTATAAATATCTCCCATGAGCTTTCTTTCCTCAATCCAAGCATTCAACAAATGCTGGAAGCACATATCATAAGGTTTCGGGTAAGGCACAGGTGGGACACATCCAAACAGGGCTCTGAGCCTGTAAATCTCAAACCATCTGAAGCTCAACCCTCGTCCCTTCCAACATCCACATTTTCCCTCTCAGCCATCTGGCAACCTGGGCCACAGTCAAAAACCAACGTTTCTAAGTTCTTGGGAAAACCTCAGCCCCGTCAGGGAAAGCAAATGAtaacaaaagcatcagttccctCCCTGGGGAGTCTCCTCCCGGCTCCCATACCTGTAAGGTGGGACATCCAGAGGGCCCTGGGAAAGATTTCACCTGGTGACAGTTGTGGGCCCTCAGAGGCCCCACTGACTGGACAGAAGGGCAGGCCACCTTGTCAGATGCCTGCACCCAACCTCAAGGGTAGAACCCGGCAGAGTGGGACTGTCCTGAGGGCCAGGAAAAGCAGCCTAAACCCCAGTCTCAAAATGGAAGAGAGTTGGGGTTGGCTCTCAAAATATCCCTGCCATAATGCATTAATACTGGACATGGGCTTAAAGTCCCAATCTTCAAGGGCCAAACAGAAGGCCAATGAGGACCCTGCCTGGGAAGTCTTCTTGGGTCCCACTGTGCCAGTCAACTCCCAAACCAGCAACATGAATCTGAGGAGATCAGATGAGCCAGTCACCAAGAAAACTCTGCCACCACCCACAAACTCAGTTGGCCAATATTCAGTGGAGCCACATTTTAAAACACAGGTGGCTAGTAAATTTGAGTTGGGAAGCAAGTTAGAATCAGAGAACCAGCTTCAAGGCCGTGCCACTGGTGACCTCCTGCAACAGTCTCACACTGATGTCCTCCTTCAAGACTACACCACTGGCATGCTCCTCCAGGACTTTGCCACCAACCTGCTCCTTCAAGACCCTCACACTGACGTGCTCCTTGCTGCAGACATCTTGGCTTCTCACAGGTCAAGTTCCCAGATGGAATACGCTAGTGGGGACACACCAGCTTCACAGGTGCCATATGACCTCAAAGTGAGTGCACAGAGCACCCAGGAACAGCAGAAATTTCAAAAACCAAAACTGAAGGACCCATTTAAGAGCCAGAGAGAGATGCTTGCTCCAAATGAAGAGTGGAGGGACTTTCAGAGTTTCCAACCAGGAGAACATGAAGAAATGAGTATCCAGAGACAACAGAAACACAGGAAACCAAAAGTGAGGGACCCATGTAAGGGCCAGTTTGCCTCAGCTGATGAAGGAGAGATTTGTGAGAAGCTCGAGCCAGAAGAAGATAGAGAAATCATCAGCCAAGGCAAGATGTTTGCTCCAACTGAGGAGAGGAGGGATTGTAAGAGACTCCAACAAGAAGAGGATGAAGACATGAAGAGCAAGAGGGAGATGCTTGCCATAGTTGATGAGTGGAGGAAGGCTAGGAGGCTCCAATCAAGAAGACAGCAGAAACCAAATGTTAGGGATCCTTGTAAGGGCCCATTTCCCTCAATTCAGGAGGAGGGGATCTGTGAAAACCTCAAATCAGAAGAGGATGAAGAAATAAACAGCCAAATTGAGATGTGTCCCCCAGCTGGGGAGTGGTGGGGTTTTAACAAACCCCTACCAAGAAGACTTCAAAAAACTGAAAGCCAGAGCAAGATACTCACCTCAACTGAGGCCTGTAGGGCTTTTAAGAGATTCCAACCAGGAGAGCCTGAAGAAATGAAGAGCCAGAAGGAGAGGCTTACTCCAACTGAAGAGTGGAAGAGTATTAGGAGGCTCCAACCAGGAGAACatgaaaaagcagagagtagCCAACGACAACAGAAACCCAGGAAACCAGAAGTCAGGGGCTCATGTAAAGGCACATTTTCCTCACTTGATGAAGGGGAGATCTGTGAGTACCTTGAAccagaagagagtgaagaaatgAACAGCCAAACCGAGGTGTGTCCCCCAGCTGGGGAGTGGAGGGGTTTTAAGAAACCTCCACCAAAAGGACATGAAGAAACCAAAAGCAGGAGCAAGATGCTCACCTCACCTGAGGACGGCAGGGCTTTTAAGAGGCCCCTACCCAGAGAGTCTGAAGAAACTAATAGTCAGAACAAGATGCTCATCCCAGCTGATGAGTGGAAGGCTTTTAAGCGGCCCCCACGAGAAGatcatgaaaaaacaaaaagtcagaGCAAGATGCTCACCTCAACTGAAGAGTTGAGGAGTATTGGGAAGCTCCAAGCAGGAGAACAAGAAATGGGGAGTAGTCAACGACAACAGAAAGAACAGAAACCCAGGAAACCAAAAGTTAGGGACCCTTGTAAGGGCCCGTTTGCCTCACTTGATGAGGGGGAGATCTGTGAGAACCTTGAACCAGAAAAGGATGAAGAAATGAACAGCCAAACCGAGGTGTGTCCCCCAGCTGAGGAGTGGAGGGGTTTTAAGAAGCCTCCACCAAAAGGACATGAAGAAACCAAAAGCAGGAGCGAGATGCTCACCTCACCTGAGGACAGCAGGGCTTTTAAGAGGCCCCTACCCAGAGAGTCTGAAGAAGTGAAGGGCCAGAGGGAGGTGATAACCCCAGCTGCGGAGTGGAAGAGTGTTAGGAGGCTCCAACCAGGAGAACATGAAAAAACATGTAGTCAACGACAACAGAAACCCAGGAAAACAAAAGCTAGGGACCCATGCAAGGGCCCGTTTGCCTCAGTTGATGAGGGCGAGATCTGTGAGAGGCCCAAACCAGAAGACGATGAAGAAATGCATAGCCAAAGCAGGATGTTGGCCCCAACTGATGAGAGGAAGGGCAATTGGAggcccaaattgggaaagtatgAAGAAAGGAATTCAGGACGAAGGGCTTCTCATACCAGAGTGATGAGCCAGTCTCCTCAGGCGAGAGAAACAGAGTCTCTTGGGGTAAAATACCTCCAGTTCTCACCAGAAAAGGAACAACTTTTACCAGAAAGCTACTTGAAAAAAAGGATGAGGCACTTTCTGCAGTGTCTTGGCGccaataaaaaagacaaacaaatagaAGAAACCTTTCAAAAAGGCAGGCCTGCATCAGCGGCTGCTCAGTGCCAGGAACAAATCAAGGACAAATTCATTGTAGATGGCAGGATTATTGATCCTGAGATGATTGGAACAGTTGTTGGACAGGTCCTAGCAGAGAAATTGGGGTTTCAACAAGGAACCCACGCCTCAGAAGTAAATCACCACAGAGAACAGCTTCAGGCCCTAGTGGGTGGGCATTCCCACCACCACAGGACTCTCTGTTCCTCGGAACAgataaaaatgttgaaaacttCAGCGCACAGTCACCAAGCCAATCCCAAGGACCGCAGCCATCTCAGCAAGAGCAGGCATACCAGAGACAGGGGCGACAGGCGGACCTTCTCACCCAGGGAGCCAGAGTCCACAGTCAGACCCTGCCAGCATGGTCCAGGGGACCTGCACCATTGCTCAATATGCTGGCTTCAAAAATGTGTCTCCTCTGGTCAACAAGAGTGTGCTCCTCATGCCTCTCCTGGTAGGAAAATGTTTGTACAAGAAAAAATTCAGTACCTGCAGAGAAAACCTGTTTTTTCTCATGTTAACACATCATCTATGTGCTAA